From a region of the Oncorhynchus gorbuscha isolate QuinsamMale2020 ecotype Even-year unplaced genomic scaffold, OgorEven_v1.0 Un_scaffold_1213, whole genome shotgun sequence genome:
- the LOC124021797 gene encoding NLR family CARD domain-containing protein 3-like isoform X3 codes for MKSDRSMGHPIMFREGDFSTGQRNQQERSESEILSGQSSQSQQTDLASIFSLLEENFMTFVKNELKRYKRILSPELPEGFESQKQDKEVVDAEDEKQESSAREGALKITLHVLRKMNQKELADTLEKNELAVICQRELKSNLKKKFQCVFEGIAKQGNPTLLNKIYTELYITEGGTGEVNNEHELRQIETTTRKQARPETAIKCNEIFKPLTGQDKPIRTVLTMGVAGIGKTVSVQKFILDWAEGKANQDVQFVFSFPFRELNLMKEDKHTLIELLNHFSMETKESRISNYDKYKVLFIFDGLDECRLPLDFQNNKICCDVTESTSVDVLMTNLIKGNLLPSALLWITTRPAAANKIPSGFVDQVTEVRGFNDPQKEEYFRRRFSDEDLASRIISHIKTSRSLHIMCHIPVFCWISATVLEPMLKHKREEMPKTLTEMYTHLVVFHTKQKNEKYLGKEESGPDWNKESILSLGKLAFQQLVKGNLIFYEEDLKEAGIDVNEASVYSGLCTQLFKEECGLYQDKVYCFVHLSIQEFLAAVYVFLSFSNNNGNLMCKPQSRSRNIFALFRNKPEVTFYKSVVDKALQSETENLDLFLRFILGLSLESNQKHLGGLLTTIGRSSQTHEETVKYIKEKIRENPSPERCINLFHCLNELNDHSLVEEIQSYLRSGSVSSDELSPSRWSALVFVLLTSEKELDVFDLKKYSRSEEGLLRLLPVVKVSRAALLSGCGVTEEGCASLVSALKSNPSHLRELDLSNNDLKDSGVKLLSAGLGNPHWKLETLRLSGCLVTEEGCASLVSALRSNPSHLRELDLSYNHPGDSGVRLLSARLEDPHCRLEKLNVEHGGENRMKPGLRKYACDLTLDPNTAHRLLSLTEENRKVTRSRETQPYPDHQERFEVWQQVLCRDGLTGRCYWEVEGSGGLADIGVTYKGISRRGEGNDCVIGSNDKSWSLFCSDSSYTVRHNNVHITLDVPPSRSHRLGVYLDWPAGTLSFYRVSSDSLTHLYTFYTTFTEPLYPGFKVNDVDSSVSLCQVVT; via the exons ATGAAGAGTGACCGGTCTATGGGTCATCCTATCAtgtttagagagggagacttTTCTACTGGACAAAG AAACCAACaagagagatcagagtcagagattcTCAGTGGTCAGTCTTCCCAGAGTCAGCAAACAGACCTGGCCTCTATATTCAGT TTGCTTGAAGAGAATTTTATGACATTTGTAAAGAACGAGCTGAAGAGGTACAAGAGGATTCTTAGTCCAGAACTCCCAGAAGGCTTTGAGAGTCAGAAGCAGGATAAGGAAGTGGTGGATGCTGAAGATGAGAAGCAGGAGAGCAGTGCCAGAGAGGGAGCTCTGAAGATCACACTGCACGTCCTGAGGAAAATGAACCAGAAGGAGCTTGCTGACACACTGGAGAAAA ATGAACTTGCTGTGATTTGCCAACGTGAACTCAAATCTAATCTAAAGAAGAAGTTTCAATGTGTATTTGAGGGGATCGCTAAACAAGGAAACCCAACACTTCTCAATAAGATCTACACAGAGCTCTACATCACAGAGGGTGGAACAGGAGAGGTCAATAATGAACATGAGCTGAGACAGATTGAGACAACAACCAGGAAACAAGCAAGACCAGAGACTGCAATCAAATGTAATGAAATCTTCAAACCCTTAACTGGACAAGACAAACCTATCAGAACTGTGTTGACAATGGGAGTCGCTGGCATTGGAAAAACAGTCTCTGTGCAGAAGTTCATTCTGGACTGGGCTGAAGGAAAAGCAAATCAGGATGTCCAATTTGTTTTTTCATTCCCTTTTCGGGAGCTGAATTTGATGAAAGAGGACAAACACACTTTGATTGAACTTCTCAATCACTTTTCAATGGAAACCAAAGAATCAAGAATTTCCAACTACGACAAGTACAAAGTTCTGTTCATCTTTGATGGTCTGGATGAGTGCCGACTGCCCCTAGACTTCCAGAACAACAAGATCTGTTGTGACGTCACAGAGTCAACCTCAGTGGATGTTCTGATGACAAATCTCATCAAGGGAAATCtccttccctctgctctcctctggatAACTACCCGACCTGCAGCAGCCAATAAGATCCCTTCAGGGTTTGTTGACCAGGTGACAGAGGTACGAGGGTTCAATGATCCACAGAAGGAGGAGTACTTCAGGAGAAGATTCAGTGATGAGGACCTGGCCAGCAGAATCATCTCACACATAAAGACATCAAGGAGCCTCCACATCATGTGCCACATTCCAGTCTTTTGTTGGATTTCTGCAACAGTACTTGAACCAATGCTGAAAcataagagagaagagatgccCAAGACTCTGACTGAGATGTACACACACCTTGTGGTGTTTCATACCAAACAGAAGAATGAAAAGTATCTTGGGAAAGAAGAGAGCGGTCCAGACTGGAATAAAGAGAGCATTCTGTCACTGGGAAAACTGGCTTTTCAACAGCTTGTGAAGGGCAATCTGATTTTCTATGAAGAAGACCTGAAAGAGGCTGGCATTGATGTCAATGAAGCCTCAGTGTACTCAGGATTGTGCACACAGCTCTTTAAAGAGGAATGTGGGCTGTACCAGGACAAGGTGTACTGCTTCGTTCATCTGAGCATTCAGGAGTTTCTGGCTGCTGTATATGTGTTCCTCTCATTCAGCAACAACAATGGGAATCTAATGTGCAAACCTCAATCCAGGTCCAGGAACATTTTTGCGCTGTTCagaaacaagcctgaagttaCTTTCTACAAGAGTGTTGTGGATAAAGCCTTACAAAGTGAGACAGAAAACCTGGACCTTTTCCTCCGCTTCATTCTGGGCCTCTCACTGGAGTCCAATCAGAAGCACTTAGGAGGTCTACTGACAACGATAGGAAGAAGTTCACAGACCCATGAAGAAACAGTCAAGTACATCAAGGAGAAGATCAGGGAGAATCCCTCTCCAGAGAGGTGCAtcaatctgttccactgtctgAATGAACTGAATGACCATTCTCTAGTGGAGGAGATCCAAAGCTACCTGAGATCAGGAAGTGTCTCCAGTGATGAACTCTCACCTTCACGGTGGTCAGCTCTGGTCTTTGTGTTGCTGACTTCAGAAAAGGAGCTGGATGTGTTTGACctgaagaaatactccagatcAGAGGAAGGTCTTCTGAGGCTGCTGCCAGTGGTCAAAGTCTCCAGAGCTGCTCT gctgtcaggctgtggagtcacagaggaaggttgtgcttctctggtctcagctctgaagtcaaacccctcacacctgagagagctggatctgagtaacaatgacctgaaggattcaggagtgaagctgctctctgctggactggggaATCCCCACTGGAAACTGGAGACTCTGAG gctgtcaggctgtctagtcacagaggaaggctgtgcttctctggtctcagctctgaggtcaaacccctcacacctgagagaaCTGGACCTGAGCTACAATCACCCAGGAGACTCAGGAGTCAGACTGCTCTCTGCTAGACTGGAGGATCCACACTGCAGACTGGAGAAACTCAA TGTGGAACATggtggagagaacagaatgaaacCTGGGCTTAGAAAAT ATGCCTGTGATCTCACTCTGGACCCAAACACAGCACACagactcctctctctgactgaggagaacagaaaggtGACACGTAGCAGGGAGACACAACCGTATCCTGATCACCAGGAGAGATTTGAGGTCTGGCAGCAAGTGCTGTGTAGAGATGGTCTGACTGGgcgctgttactgggaggtagaggggagtggGGGATTGGCTGACAttggagtgacatataaaggaatcagcaggagaggagagggtaatgaCTGTGTTATTGGATCCAATGACAAGTCCTGGAGTCTGTTCTGCTCTGACAGCAGTTACACTGTCAGGCACAATAATGTTCACATTACCTTAGACGTCCCCCCCTCCAGATCCCACAGACTAGGAGTGTATCTGGACTGGCCAGCCGGCACTCTGTCCTTCTACAGAGTCTCCTCTGACTCACTGACCCACCTGTACACATTCTACACCACATTCACTGAGCCCCTCTATCCAGGGTTTAAGGTTAATGATGTTGACTCCTCAGTGTCCCTGTGTCAGGTGGTCACATGA